A single window of Arvicanthis niloticus isolate mArvNil1 chromosome 20, mArvNil1.pat.X, whole genome shotgun sequence DNA harbors:
- the Psmb9 gene encoding proteasome subunit beta type-9 isoform X2, which translates to MLRAGAPSAGSFRTEEVHTGTTIMAVEFDGGVVVGSDSRVSAGSAVVNRVFDKLSPLHQRIYCALSGSAADAQAIADMAAYQLELHGLELEEPPLVLAAANVVKNISYKYREDLLAHLIVAGWDQREGGQVYGTMGGMLIRQPFTIGGSGSSYIYGYVDAAYKAGMTPEECRRFTTNAIALAMNRDGSSGGVIYLVTITAAGVDHRVILGDELPKFYDE; encoded by the exons ATGCTGCGGGCAGGAGCACCTAGCGCCGGCTCGTTCCGGACGGAAGAAGTCCACACCGGG ACAACTATCATGGCGGTGGAGTTTGACGGGGGTGTCGTGGTGGGTTCTGATTCCCGGGTGTCAGCAGG ATCAGCAGTAGTGAACCGAGTGTTCGACAAGCTCTCCCCTCTGCACCAGCGCATCTACTGCGCCCTCTCAGGTTCTGCTGCTGATGCCCAAGCCATTGCTGACATGGCCGCCTACCAGCTGGAGCTACACGG GTTGGAACTGGAGGAGCCGCCCCTCGTTCTGGCTGCTGCAAACGTGGTGAAGAACATCTCCTACAAGTACCGTGAGGACTTGTTAGCGCATCTCATAGTAGCTGGTTGGGACCAACGTGAGGGGGGCCAG GTGTATGGAACCATGGGCGGGATGCTTATTCGACAGCCCTTTACCATCGGTGGTTCTGGAAGCTCCTACATTTACGGTTATGTGGACGCAGCTTATAAGGCAGGCATGACCCCCGAGGAGTGCCGGCGTTTCACCACAAATG CCATCGCTCTGGCCATGAACCGAGATGGCTCCAGTGGGGGTGTCATCTACCTGGTCACCATTACAGCTGCTGGTGTGGACCATCGAGTCATCCTGGGAGATGAGCTGCCAAAATTCTACGACGAGTGA
- the Psmb9 gene encoding proteasome subunit beta type-9 isoform X1, protein MAAYQLELHGLELEEPPLVLAAANVVKNISYKYREDLLAHLIVAGWDQREGGQVYGTMGGMLIRQPFTIGGSGSSYIYGYVDAAYKAGMTPEECRRFTTNAIALAMNRDGSSGGVIYLVTITAAGVDHRVILGDELPKFYDE, encoded by the exons ATGGCCGCCTACCAGCTGGAGCTACACGG GTTGGAACTGGAGGAGCCGCCCCTCGTTCTGGCTGCTGCAAACGTGGTGAAGAACATCTCCTACAAGTACCGTGAGGACTTGTTAGCGCATCTCATAGTAGCTGGTTGGGACCAACGTGAGGGGGGCCAG GTGTATGGAACCATGGGCGGGATGCTTATTCGACAGCCCTTTACCATCGGTGGTTCTGGAAGCTCCTACATTTACGGTTATGTGGACGCAGCTTATAAGGCAGGCATGACCCCCGAGGAGTGCCGGCGTTTCACCACAAATG CCATCGCTCTGGCCATGAACCGAGATGGCTCCAGTGGGGGTGTCATCTACCTGGTCACCATTACAGCTGCTGGTGTGGACCATCGAGTCATCCTGGGAGATGAGCTGCCAAAATTCTACGACGAGTGA